The Phreatobacter oligotrophus genome contains a region encoding:
- a CDS encoding DMT family transporter yields MAETRPAAPASRDALMGLACGAGAALIWGIQAVVSRRSVGDGLGPVDVTLLRFLTAAAVLIPFGLMRLKPFPVGRLGWKRSLVLTLFAGAPFSTVLVGGSTFAPALHTAVIAPSLIPVVTALIAYAAYRETSPPARILGLVLIVTGIALVAGQGLIAGASDGAWRGDLLFVLASTMWAIFGILAKRWQADALDITITLSILSLAVLPLLALAVPLKIASAGMGAIALQAIYQGLLVGIASVFLYATANQRLGAARASLFLPLVPAITAVASAILLGEWPSASELIGMAVVMTGMTIAIRA; encoded by the coding sequence ATGGCCGAGACCCGACCCGCAGCCCCCGCCTCCCGCGACGCCCTCATGGGGCTCGCCTGCGGCGCCGGCGCGGCGCTGATCTGGGGCATCCAGGCGGTCGTCTCGCGCCGTTCCGTGGGGGACGGCCTCGGGCCCGTCGACGTGACGCTGCTGCGCTTCCTCACCGCCGCGGCGGTGCTGATCCCCTTCGGGCTGATGCGGCTGAAGCCCTTCCCCGTCGGCCGGCTCGGCTGGAAGCGCTCGCTCGTCCTCACCCTCTTCGCCGGCGCGCCCTTCTCGACCGTGCTCGTCGGCGGCTCGACCTTCGCGCCCGCCCTGCACACGGCAGTCATCGCGCCGAGCCTCATTCCCGTGGTGACGGCGCTCATCGCCTATGCCGCCTATCGCGAGACGAGCCCGCCCGCGCGCATTCTCGGCCTCGTGCTCATCGTCACGGGCATCGCCCTTGTCGCCGGCCAGGGGCTCATTGCCGGGGCCTCGGACGGCGCCTGGCGCGGCGACCTGCTCTTCGTCCTCGCCTCGACCATGTGGGCGATCTTCGGCATCCTCGCCAAGCGCTGGCAGGCGGATGCGCTCGACATCACCATCACCCTGTCGATCCTGTCGCTGGCGGTGCTGCCGCTCCTCGCGCTGGCCGTGCCGCTGAAGATCGCCTCGGCGGGGATGGGCGCCATCGCGCTGCAGGCGATCTACCAGGGCCTGCTGGTCGGCATCGCCTCGGTCTTCCTCTATGCCACGGCCAACCAGCGGCTGGGCGCAGCCCGCGCCTCGCTCTTCCTGCCGCTGGTGCCGGCCATCACGGCGGTCGCGAGCGCCATCCTGCTGGGCGAATGGCCCTCGGCCTCCGAGCTCATCGGCATGGCGGTGGTCATGACCGGCATGACCATCGCCATCCGGGCGTGA
- a CDS encoding MFS transporter gives MRLPFYYGWVIVAVTFVTMGIGVNARTSFSLLYAPIIDEFGWDRGLTAGAFSFGFLVSAVLSPLMGKLMDRTGPRTVMELGVMLMGAGLLLAPLTSQPWHLYLTIGVLVGSGSVCLGYSGQSLFLPNWFVRNRGLAIGMAFAGVGLGSVTLLPWVQTMIDGAGWRQASLAMGILILVVLAPLNLLLRKRPQDMGLEPDGDARPLAGATPPPSNIIDTAWAATDWTLARALRTARFWWLSLGYFGGLYVWYAVQVHQTKYLVEIGFGSTAAAWALGIVSLLGVPGGIALGALSDRIGREWIWTIAVGGFALCFVALVALESAPSLVLVYAMVAVQGFFGYGLTSIMGAVVAEIFQGRHFGTIFGTVMFVALSGGAAGPYVTGLIHDLTGSYRLAFLIGIAVSLASAAAIWMAGPRQIRAVAGRVKPA, from the coding sequence ATGCGCCTGCCCTTCTATTACGGCTGGGTCATCGTCGCGGTGACCTTCGTCACCATGGGCATCGGCGTCAACGCCCGCACCTCCTTCTCCCTGCTCTATGCGCCGATCATCGACGAGTTCGGCTGGGACCGCGGCCTCACCGCCGGCGCCTTCTCCTTCGGCTTCCTCGTCTCGGCCGTGCTCTCGCCGCTCATGGGCAAGCTCATGGACCGCACCGGCCCGCGCACGGTCATGGAGCTCGGCGTGATGCTCATGGGCGCGGGGCTGCTGCTCGCCCCGCTCACCTCGCAGCCCTGGCACCTCTACCTCACCATCGGCGTCCTCGTCGGCTCGGGCTCCGTCTGCCTCGGCTATTCTGGCCAGTCCCTGTTCCTGCCCAACTGGTTCGTCCGCAACCGCGGCCTTGCCATCGGCATGGCCTTCGCCGGCGTCGGCCTCGGCTCGGTGACGCTGCTGCCCTGGGTGCAGACCATGATCGACGGCGCCGGTTGGCGTCAGGCGAGCCTTGCCATGGGCATCCTGATCCTTGTCGTCCTCGCGCCGCTGAACCTGCTCCTGCGCAAGCGCCCGCAGGATATGGGCCTCGAGCCGGACGGCGACGCGCGGCCGCTCGCCGGCGCCACCCCGCCGCCCTCCAACATCATCGACACGGCCTGGGCAGCCACCGACTGGACGCTCGCCCGGGCGCTCAGGACAGCCCGGTTCTGGTGGCTGTCGCTTGGCTATTTCGGCGGGCTCTATGTCTGGTACGCCGTGCAGGTCCACCAGACCAAGTATCTCGTCGAGATCGGCTTCGGCTCGACGGCCGCGGCCTGGGCCCTCGGCATCGTCAGCCTGCTCGGCGTGCCCGGCGGCATTGCGCTCGGCGCGCTCTCCGACCGCATCGGCCGCGAATGGATCTGGACCATCGCGGTCGGCGGCTTCGCCCTCTGCTTCGTCGCCCTGGTGGCGCTGGAGAGCGCCCCCTCCCTCGTCCTCGTCTATGCCATGGTCGCGGTGCAGGGCTTCTTCGGCTACGGCCTCACCTCGATCATGGGCGCCGTGGTGGCCGAGATCTTCCAGGGCCGGCATTTCGGCACGATCTTCGGCACGGTCATGTTCGTGGCGCTTTCAGGCGGCGCCGCCGGGCCCTATGTCACCGGCCTCATCCACGACCTCACCGGCAGCTACCGCCTCGCCTTCCTCATCGGCATCGCGGTGAGCCTTGCCTCCGCCGCCGCCATCTGGATGGCCGGGCCGCGGCAGATCCGCGCCGTGGCGGGGCGTGTGAAGCCGGCGTGA
- a CDS encoding MFS transporter → MQTFAALLFAYVLSIFFRSFLSVLATKIMADMGIGATELAAMSSAWFIVFAVMQFPVGWALDALGPRRTVIPLMLVGGIGVVLFPFAPDATTGAFAMGLIGVGCAPVFMGALYIFARTAEPSRFGLLASLLLGFGSIGNLIGTTPLALAAEAWGWRQAMMGLAVLYGLAFVMAVLFLKDPPRIAAQAGSGVLAGLGEILRQRVIWLFMPIVLFSYAITVTLRGLWVAPFLEKVVGLDTLAQGDVALAMAIAMTLSAFLFGAIESRIGRAKALALGGNLVMVGVLAALAAVGKPTVPAATLAFIVLGFCGFGYTILMAHMRPLFPDHLVGRGMTLMNFLFIGGAALVQTGSGWLIDQGRTAGIGEVETFARMHLVLAAVLFAATLVYLLTPPGPKRR, encoded by the coding sequence ATGCAAACCTTCGCCGCCCTGCTCTTCGCCTACGTGCTCTCCATCTTCTTCCGCTCGTTCCTGTCGGTGCTGGCGACGAAGATCATGGCGGATATGGGCATCGGCGCCACCGAGCTCGCCGCCATGAGCTCGGCCTGGTTCATCGTCTTCGCGGTGATGCAGTTCCCCGTCGGCTGGGCGCTCGACGCGCTGGGACCGCGGCGGACCGTCATTCCGCTGATGCTGGTCGGCGGCATCGGCGTCGTGCTCTTCCCCTTCGCACCCGACGCCACCACCGGCGCGTTCGCCATGGGGCTCATCGGGGTTGGCTGCGCGCCGGTCTTCATGGGGGCGCTCTACATCTTCGCCCGCACCGCCGAGCCGAGCCGCTTCGGCCTCCTCGCCTCGCTGCTGCTCGGCTTCGGCTCCATCGGCAACCTCATCGGCACGACGCCGCTGGCGCTGGCCGCGGAGGCCTGGGGCTGGCGGCAGGCGATGATGGGCCTTGCCGTGCTCTATGGCCTTGCCTTCGTCATGGCCGTGCTCTTCCTGAAGGACCCGCCGCGCATCGCCGCGCAGGCGGGGTCCGGCGTCCTTGCCGGGCTCGGCGAGATCCTCCGCCAGCGCGTCATCTGGCTATTCATGCCCATCGTGCTGTTCAGCTACGCCATCACCGTGACGCTGCGCGGCCTGTGGGTCGCGCCCTTCCTCGAGAAGGTGGTCGGCCTCGACACGCTGGCGCAGGGCGATGTCGCCCTCGCCATGGCCATCGCCATGACGCTGAGCGCCTTCCTCTTCGGCGCCATCGAGAGCCGCATCGGCCGCGCCAAGGCGCTGGCGCTGGGCGGCAACCTCGTCATGGTCGGCGTGCTCGCCGCCCTCGCGGCCGTGGGCAAGCCGACCGTCCCGGCGGCAACGCTGGCCTTCATCGTGCTGGGCTTCTGCGGCTTCGGCTACACGATCCTCATGGCCCACATGCGACCGCTCTTCCCCGACCATCTCGTCGGGCGCGGCATGACGCTGATGAACTTCCTCTTCATCGGCGGCGCCGCGCTGGTGCAGACCGGCTCCGGCTGGCTCATCGACCAGGGCCGCACCGCCGGGATCGGCGAGGTCGAGACCTTCGCGCGGATGCATCTGGTGCTCGCCGCGGTGCTGTTCGCGGCGACGCTCGTGTACCTGCTGACGCCGCCGGGACCGAAGCGGCGCTGA
- a CDS encoding flavin-containing monooxygenase: MDATALPEMSVPASAPDEILDVLIVGAGMSGIGSAYHLSKRLPHLTFAVLEAQDGFGGTWRTHRFPGIRSDSDLHTFGYSFKPWTGPPIATAAEIKAYLEGIIAENGLDRFIRYGRQVLAADWSEADRRWTVTVRERATGATRRIATRFLWMCQGYYRHDAGHVPDWPGMADFAGTIVHPQSWPEDLDTTGKRVVVIGSGATAATLVPALAGRSAHVTMLQRSPTYFRTGRNAIELAETLRQLQVDESWIHEIVRRKILFDQDAFTRQTYEQPERVKAELIGAIRAILGPDYDVETHFTPRYRPWRQRIAFVPDADLFHAIRRGEASVVTGEIERFTPGGIRLRSGEEIDADIVATATGFRLSVMGDIPFSRDGVPIDFAETVTWRGTMFTGVPNLVWVFGYFRASWTLRTDLVADLVCRLLPHMAARGADVVEPVLAEGDAGARGPWTDPEDFNPGYLLRDLDRLPKTGPGEAWRHSQNYWADKDAFPAIDLDDPAFRYT; the protein is encoded by the coding sequence ATGGACGCGACGGCCCTTCCCGAGATGAGCGTGCCCGCGTCGGCGCCCGACGAGATCCTCGACGTGCTGATCGTCGGTGCCGGCATGTCCGGCATCGGCAGCGCCTATCACCTGTCGAAGAGGCTGCCGCACCTGACCTTCGCCGTGCTGGAGGCGCAGGACGGCTTCGGCGGCACCTGGCGCACCCATCGCTTTCCCGGCATCCGCTCCGACAGCGACCTGCACACCTTCGGCTACAGCTTCAAGCCCTGGACCGGGCCGCCCATCGCCACGGCGGCCGAGATCAAGGCCTATCTCGAGGGCATCATCGCCGAGAACGGCCTCGACCGATTCATCCGCTATGGCCGCCAGGTGCTGGCGGCGGACTGGTCGGAGGCCGATCGCCGCTGGACCGTGACGGTGCGCGAGCGCGCAACGGGCGCCACGCGGCGGATCGCGACGCGCTTCCTGTGGATGTGCCAGGGCTATTATCGCCACGATGCCGGCCATGTGCCGGACTGGCCGGGCATGGCCGATTTCGCCGGCACCATCGTCCATCCGCAGAGCTGGCCGGAGGATCTCGACACCACGGGCAAGCGGGTCGTGGTCATCGGCTCGGGCGCAACAGCGGCGACGCTGGTCCCGGCGCTCGCCGGGCGCTCGGCCCATGTCACCATGCTGCAGCGCTCGCCCACCTATTTCCGCACCGGGCGCAACGCCATCGAGCTTGCCGAGACGCTGCGCCAGTTGCAGGTCGACGAAAGCTGGATCCACGAGATCGTCCGGCGGAAGATCCTCTTCGACCAGGACGCCTTCACCCGGCAGACCTATGAGCAGCCGGAGCGCGTGAAGGCCGAGCTGATCGGCGCCATCCGCGCCATTCTCGGGCCTGACTACGACGTCGAGACCCATTTCACCCCGCGCTACCGGCCCTGGCGCCAGCGCATCGCCTTCGTGCCGGACGCCGACCTGTTCCACGCCATCCGCCGTGGCGAGGCCTCGGTCGTCACCGGCGAGATCGAGCGGTTCACCCCAGGCGGGATCAGGCTGCGGTCGGGCGAGGAGATCGACGCCGACATCGTCGCCACCGCCACCGGCTTCCGCCTCAGCGTCATGGGCGACATCCCCTTCAGCCGCGACGGCGTGCCCATCGACTTTGCCGAGACCGTGACCTGGCGGGGGACGATGTTCACGGGCGTGCCGAACCTCGTCTGGGTCTTCGGCTATTTCCGCGCCAGCTGGACGCTGCGTACCGATCTCGTCGCCGATCTCGTCTGCCGCCTCCTGCCGCACATGGCGGCGCGGGGCGCGGATGTCGTCGAGCCGGTACTGGCCGAGGGCGATGCGGGAGCCCGCGGGCCGTGGACCGACCCGGAGGACTTCAACCCGGGCTATCTCCTGCGCGACCTCGACCGCCTGCCGAAGACGGGCCCGGGCGAGGCCTGGCGGCACAGCCAGAACTACTGGGCCGACAAGGACGCCTTTCCGGCCATCGACCTCGACGATCCGGCCTTCCGATACACCTGA
- a CDS encoding DUF1476 domain-containing protein — translation MSTFDQRQEGFEKKFAHDEELRFKATARRNKLLGLWAAELLGKTGADAETYAKSVVMSDFEEAGDDDVFRKVKADLDAANAGQSEHQIRRTMDELMATAIAQIQAG, via the coding sequence ATGAGCACCTTCGACCAGCGCCAGGAAGGCTTCGAAAAGAAGTTCGCCCATGACGAGGAGCTGCGGTTCAAGGCCACCGCCCGCCGCAACAAGCTGCTCGGCCTCTGGGCTGCGGAGCTCCTGGGCAAGACCGGCGCCGACGCCGAGACCTATGCCAAGTCCGTCGTCATGTCGGATTTCGAGGAGGCGGGCGACGACGACGTGTTCCGTAAGGTGAAGGCCGACCTCGACGCCGCCAATGCCGGCCAGTCCGAGCACCAGATTCGCCGCACCATGGACGAGCTGATGGCCACCGCCATCGCCCAGATCCAGGCCGGCTGA
- a CDS encoding TrmJ/YjtD family RNA methyltransferase: protein MRPPASTTDEPDPAVTLPPAPAATPVVVLVEPQMAENIGTTARAMANFGLSRLRLVAPRDGWPNAKAYPAASGANRVLDEAELFDTLEEAIGDLTYVLATTARQHDQAKPVLGPREAVGELVTRIGGGAEVGVIFGRERNGLLNGEVALADAILTYPVNPDFSSLNLAQAVLVLGYEWFTQARGGVLPYGAPHGSEPATKAQMLAFFRSLETSLHRVEFFRPPEKREGMVINLRNIFQRMALTRQDVATLHGVVTALAEGAQGPARGGTLTPDGAEALRNFLADSTRGLTGGTAPIRGISRLIRRNPTEAEKALWEVLVKDRGFAGRGFKRAVPIGPHVADLVSFDERVVVDFEPHTQGDAAAGRREEKRVWLAERGYRIIIMEARVVEADPPAALEDLRARLAVLPPPSR from the coding sequence ATGAGGCCGCCTGCCTCCACCACTGACGAGCCCGATCCCGCCGTGACCCTGCCGCCCGCGCCCGCCGCGACGCCCGTCGTCGTCCTCGTCGAGCCGCAGATGGCGGAGAATATCGGCACGACCGCCCGGGCCATGGCGAATTTCGGCCTGTCGCGGCTGCGCCTCGTCGCCCCCCGCGACGGCTGGCCCAATGCCAAGGCCTATCCGGCCGCCTCGGGCGCGAACCGGGTGCTCGACGAGGCCGAGCTCTTCGATACGCTGGAGGAGGCAATCGGCGACCTGACCTATGTGCTCGCCACCACCGCCCGCCAGCACGACCAGGCCAAGCCCGTGCTCGGCCCGCGCGAGGCGGTCGGCGAACTGGTGACGCGCATCGGCGGCGGCGCCGAGGTCGGGGTGATCTTCGGCCGCGAGCGCAATGGCCTTCTCAATGGCGAGGTGGCGCTGGCCGATGCCATCCTCACCTATCCGGTGAACCCGGATTTCTCCTCGCTGAACCTCGCCCAGGCCGTCCTGGTGCTCGGCTATGAATGGTTCACCCAGGCGCGCGGCGGCGTGCTGCCCTATGGCGCGCCGCATGGCTCGGAACCGGCCACCAAGGCGCAGATGCTGGCCTTCTTCCGTTCGCTGGAGACCTCCCTCCACCGGGTGGAGTTCTTCCGCCCGCCGGAGAAGCGCGAGGGCATGGTCATCAACCTGCGCAACATCTTCCAGCGCATGGCGCTGACCCGGCAGGACGTGGCGACGCTGCACGGCGTCGTCACGGCGCTTGCCGAGGGTGCGCAGGGGCCGGCCCGCGGCGGTACGCTCACCCCGGACGGGGCGGAGGCGCTGCGCAACTTCCTCGCCGATTCCACCCGCGGCCTCACCGGCGGCACCGCGCCCATCCGCGGCATTTCCCGCCTCATCCGCCGCAATCCCACCGAGGCCGAGAAGGCGCTGTGGGAGGTGCTGGTGAAGGACCGGGGCTTTGCCGGCCGCGGCTTCAAGCGGGCGGTGCCGATCGGCCCGCATGTCGCCGACCTCGTCTCCTTCGACGAGCGGGTGGTCGTCGATTTCGAGCCGCACACGCAGGGCGATGCGGCCGCCGGCCGGCGCGAGGAGAAGCGTGTCTGGCTCGCCGAGCGCGGCTATCGCATCATCATCATGGAGGCGCGGGTGGTGGAGGCCGATCCGCCGGCAGCGCTCGAGGACCTGCGGGCGCGCCTCGCGGTGCTGCCGCCCCCGTCGCGCTAA
- a CDS encoding TadE/TadG family type IV pilus assembly protein: MLGPVASTVAGLFGRVVGFAGRFRASRSGGVAILFAVALPPLLGVVGSAVDYTFTSRAKAKLDGVADMAALTGVKISASLPTATVAKANAIASFNANNDAMSRVTLTSLDITVVDNGLVRTATVTYTASVQTAFMGLFGFNTMQIGGTAKASSNLPTYIDFYLLLDNSPSMGIGATNADISTMMANTPDKCGFACHDLSDPSGNYYKLAKKLNVTMRIDVVRQATQQLMDTAQTAQVVSGQFRSAIYTYGESCTTIGLTQISALTANLSNAKAKANAIDLMTIPKQNYNNDQCTDNTGNLTAINQLIATPGDGSTSGAPQKVLMLVADGVTDANYSSTCTRPTASGGRCQEPLNPAVCEAIKARGIRIAVLYTTYLPLDNDWYRNWIAPFQPTIGTKMQSCASPGLYFEVSPTQGISTAMTALFQKAVATARLTQ, from the coding sequence ATGTTGGGTCCTGTTGCCAGCACAGTCGCCGGCCTTTTCGGTCGCGTGGTCGGGTTCGCCGGGCGCTTTCGCGCCTCCCGGTCGGGCGGCGTCGCCATTCTCTTCGCCGTCGCCCTGCCGCCGCTGCTCGGCGTGGTCGGTTCGGCCGTCGACTACACCTTCACCTCGCGCGCCAAGGCCAAGCTCGACGGCGTCGCCGACATGGCGGCGCTCACTGGCGTGAAGATTTCCGCCAGCCTGCCGACGGCCACCGTGGCGAAGGCCAATGCCATCGCCTCCTTCAACGCCAACAACGACGCCATGTCGCGGGTGACTCTGACCAGCCTCGACATCACCGTCGTCGACAATGGCCTGGTGCGGACCGCGACGGTCACCTACACGGCCAGCGTCCAGACCGCCTTCATGGGCCTGTTCGGCTTCAACACCATGCAGATCGGCGGCACGGCCAAGGCCTCGTCGAACCTGCCGACCTATATCGACTTCTACCTGCTGCTCGACAATTCGCCGTCCATGGGCATCGGCGCCACCAATGCCGACATCTCCACGATGATGGCGAACACCCCGGACAAGTGCGGCTTCGCCTGCCACGACCTCTCCGATCCGTCCGGCAACTATTACAAGCTGGCGAAGAAGCTGAACGTCACCATGCGCATCGACGTGGTGCGGCAGGCGACCCAGCAGCTCATGGACACGGCGCAGACCGCCCAGGTCGTCAGCGGCCAGTTCCGCTCGGCCATCTACACCTATGGGGAATCCTGCACGACCATCGGCCTGACGCAGATCTCGGCGCTGACGGCGAACCTGTCCAACGCCAAGGCGAAGGCCAATGCCATCGACCTGATGACGATCCCCAAGCAGAACTACAACAACGACCAGTGCACCGATAACACCGGCAACCTCACGGCCATCAACCAGCTCATCGCCACGCCCGGTGACGGCTCGACCTCCGGGGCGCCCCAGAAGGTGCTGATGCTGGTGGCCGACGGCGTGACCGACGCCAACTATTCCTCGACCTGCACCCGCCCGACGGCGAGCGGCGGCCGCTGCCAGGAGCCGCTCAATCCGGCTGTCTGCGAAGCCATCAAGGCCCGCGGCATCCGCATTGCCGTGCTCTACACGACCTATCTGCCGCTGGACAATGACTGGTACCGGAACTGGATCGCGCCGTTCCAGCCGACCATCGGCACGAAGATGCAGAGCTGCGCCTCGCCGGGCCTCTATTTCGAGGTGAGCCCGACGCAGGGCATCTCCACGGCCATGACGGCGCTGTTCCAGAAGGCCGTCGCCACCGCCCGCCTGACCCAGTGA
- a CDS encoding serine protease, whose amino-acid sequence MIRHIQRIAAVVGLLLGLAALPAQANEEAIRFYGGMDLSARIGLQRSLIWVNTFPAIADGNITPRTINAIREYQARLGRPQTGILRADELDRLLADAKRVRDGVGYRTLRDDATGTVVGVPANLIATTERVRRGTRLRSPNGDIDIVTMEIPRAERSLGEHYDMTLRNRPPAHYKVFRGNWFVIAGAEASGRSYYVRMHDTGGALRGFAISYDPMLTPILGPVVSAMSSDFRPDANGMSVAESQADVGNLRSRQASLPPSQNLQPLPPVASEPQPAAPAGTPSGVGGPSEPIRQGLSTGTGFLVSSSGYFLTNAHGVTDCASIAIGVFGPARLVDADATNDIALLQVGAVVPATPLTFAPRSPTIGEEIIALGFPLQNILANGLNMTRGDVSALAGIGGDTRFLQISAAVQPGNSGGPLLDRSGRLVGIVTGKLNATRVARSTGDIPQSVNFAIRSELAELFLRRHGIAFTVASTEGAKREAAEIVAATKDAVHQVACIKK is encoded by the coding sequence ATGATCCGGCACATCCAACGCATCGCGGCCGTGGTGGGCTTGCTTCTCGGGCTTGCGGCCCTGCCTGCGCAGGCCAACGAGGAGGCCATCCGCTTCTATGGCGGCATGGACCTCTCGGCGCGGATCGGCCTGCAGCGCTCCCTCATCTGGGTGAATACCTTCCCCGCCATCGCCGACGGCAACATCACCCCGCGCACCATCAACGCCATTCGGGAATACCAGGCCCGGCTCGGCCGGCCGCAGACCGGCATCCTGCGCGCCGATGAGCTCGACCGCCTGCTCGCCGACGCCAAGCGGGTGCGGGACGGGGTCGGCTATCGGACGCTGCGCGATGATGCCACCGGCACCGTCGTCGGCGTGCCCGCCAACCTCATCGCCACGACCGAACGCGTGCGCCGCGGCACCCGCCTGCGCTCGCCGAACGGCGACATCGACATCGTCACCATGGAGATCCCGCGGGCCGAGCGCAGCCTTGGCGAGCACTACGACATGACGCTGCGCAACCGGCCGCCGGCGCACTACAAGGTCTTCCGCGGCAACTGGTTCGTCATCGCCGGCGCCGAAGCCTCGGGGCGCTCCTACTACGTCCGGATGCACGACACCGGCGGCGCGCTGCGCGGGTTCGCCATCAGCTACGATCCCATGCTGACGCCGATCCTCGGGCCGGTGGTCTCCGCCATGTCGAGCGACTTCCGTCCCGACGCCAACGGCATGAGCGTGGCGGAATCCCAGGCCGATGTCGGTAACCTGCGCAGCCGGCAGGCCTCGCTGCCGCCGAGCCAGAACCTGCAGCCCCTGCCTCCGGTAGCCTCCGAACCGCAGCCGGCGGCGCCCGCGGGCACCCCGTCCGGCGTCGGCGGCCCGTCCGAACCGATCCGTCAGGGCCTGTCGACGGGCACCGGCTTCCTCGTCAGCTCTTCCGGCTATTTTCTGACCAACGCCCATGGGGTGACGGACTGCGCCTCGATCGCCATCGGCGTCTTCGGTCCGGCCCGCCTCGTCGATGCCGATGCCACCAACGACATTGCGCTGCTCCAGGTCGGAGCCGTCGTGCCGGCAACGCCGCTCACCTTCGCGCCACGCTCGCCGACCATCGGCGAGGAGATCATTGCCCTCGGGTTCCCGCTGCAGAACATCCTGGCCAATGGCCTCAACATGACCCGCGGCGATGTGTCGGCGCTGGCGGGGATCGGCGGCGACACGCGCTTCCTGCAGATCAGCGCAGCGGTCCAGCCGGGCAATTCCGGCGGCCCGCTGCTCGATCGCTCCGGCCGCCTCGTCGGCATCGTCACCGGCAAGCTCAACGCCACGCGGGTGGCGCGCTCCACGGGCGACATTCCGCAATCCGTGAACTTCGCCATCCGCTCGGAACTGGCGGAGCTCTTCCTGCGCCGCCATGGGATCGCCTTCACCGTGGCCTCCACCGAGGGAGCCAAGCGCGAGGCGGCGGAGATCGTCGCCGCGACCAAGGACGCCGTCCACCAGGTCGCCTGCATCAAGAAGTGA
- a CDS encoding NADP-dependent isocitrate dehydrogenase produces the protein MSKIKVTGTVVELDGDEMTRIIWDLIKKKLIHPYLDVNLEYYDLGVEHRDATNDQVTIDAANAIKKHGVGVKCATITPDEGRVKEFGLKEMWKSPNGTIRNILGGVIFREPIICKNVPRLVPGWTQPIVVGRHAFGDQYRATDFKFPGKGTLTIKFVGEDGQVIEREVFKAPGSGVAMAMYNLDESIKDFARASFNYGLARSYPVYLSTKNTILKQYDGRFMEIFQQIFDAEFKAEFEKKKIHYEHRLIDDMVASALKWSGGYVWACKNYDGDVQSDIVAQGFGSLGLMTSVLLTPDGKTVEAEAAHGTVTRHYREHQKGKETSTNSIASIFAWSRGLAHRAKLDDNAQLKRFAEELEKVCIDTVEAGYMTKDLALLVGADQKWLSTTGFLDKVSENLSAAMGKWN, from the coding sequence ATGTCGAAGATCAAGGTCACGGGCACCGTCGTCGAGCTCGACGGCGATGAAATGACCCGCATCATCTGGGATCTGATCAAGAAGAAGCTGATCCATCCCTATCTGGACGTGAACCTCGAGTACTACGATCTCGGCGTGGAGCACCGCGACGCCACCAATGACCAGGTGACGATCGACGCTGCCAACGCGATCAAGAAGCACGGCGTCGGCGTGAAGTGCGCCACCATCACCCCCGACGAGGGCCGCGTGAAGGAATTCGGCCTGAAGGAGATGTGGAAGTCGCCGAACGGCACCATCCGCAACATCCTCGGCGGCGTCATCTTCCGCGAGCCGATCATCTGCAAGAACGTGCCGCGCCTCGTCCCCGGCTGGACCCAGCCGATCGTCGTCGGCCGCCACGCCTTTGGCGACCAGTACCGCGCCACCGACTTCAAGTTCCCCGGCAAGGGCACGCTGACCATCAAGTTCGTCGGCGAGGACGGCCAGGTCATCGAGCGCGAGGTCTTCAAGGCCCCCGGCTCCGGCGTCGCCATGGCCATGTACAACCTCGACGAGTCGATCAAGGACTTCGCCCGCGCCTCGTTCAACTACGGCCTGGCCCGCAGCTATCCGGTCTACCTGTCGACCAAGAATACCATCCTGAAGCAGTATGACGGCCGCTTCATGGAGATCTTCCAGCAGATCTTCGACGCCGAGTTCAAGGCGGAGTTCGAGAAGAAGAAGATCCACTACGAGCACCGCCTCATCGACGACATGGTCGCCTCGGCGCTCAAGTGGTCCGGCGGCTATGTCTGGGCGTGCAAGAACTACGACGGCGACGTGCAGTCGGACATCGTCGCCCAGGGCTTCGGCTCGCTCGGCCTGATGACCTCCGTGCTGCTGACCCCCGACGGCAAGACCGTCGAGGCCGAGGCCGCCCACGGCACCGTCACCCGTCACTACCGCGAGCACCAGAAGGGCAAGGAGACCTCGACCAACTCGATCGCCTCCATCTTCGCCTGGTCGCGCGGCCTCGCCCATCGCGCCAAGCTCGACGACAACGCGCAGCTGAAGCGCTTCGCCGAGGAGCTGGAGAAGGTCTGCATCGACACCGTCGAGGCCGGCTACATGACCAAGGACCTCGCCCTCCTCGTCGGCGCCGACCAGAAGTGGCTCTCCACCACCGGCTTCCTCGACAAGGTGTCCGAGAATCTCTCGGCCGCCATGGGCAAGTGGAACTGA